One genomic window of Terriglobales bacterium includes the following:
- a CDS encoding enoyl-ACP reductase translates to MGNSLEGRTAVVFGVANKRSIAWAIAQGLHAAGAQLALTYQNERLEQEASDLVTSLPGTQGFRCDVSSDEEVERLFSELKSRYGKLHTMVHSIAYAPADELKGEFVQTTREGFRIAHEVSVYSLISLARAAVPLMEDGGSMITMTYYGAEKVVPHYNVMGVAKAALEASVRYLAYDLGKKRIRVNAISAGPIKTLAARGISGLSAMMKSHAERSPLQRNVEVSEVANTAVFLASDASSGITGETIYVDCGYNIMGF, encoded by the coding sequence ATGGGAAACAGCCTTGAGGGACGCACAGCCGTTGTATTTGGGGTGGCGAATAAGCGCAGCATCGCTTGGGCCATAGCGCAAGGCCTGCATGCGGCAGGCGCGCAGCTCGCACTCACTTATCAGAATGAGCGTTTGGAGCAGGAGGCAAGCGATTTGGTCACCTCCCTCCCAGGCACGCAAGGATTCCGCTGCGACGTTTCCAGCGATGAAGAAGTCGAGCGCCTGTTCTCGGAACTGAAGTCACGCTATGGAAAACTGCATACCATGGTGCACAGCATTGCGTATGCGCCGGCAGATGAGCTGAAGGGCGAATTTGTTCAGACCACGCGGGAAGGATTTCGGATCGCGCACGAAGTGAGCGTCTATTCGCTCATCTCGCTGGCTCGGGCAGCAGTGCCGCTCATGGAGGATGGAGGGAGCATGATCACCATGACGTACTATGGCGCGGAGAAAGTAGTTCCCCATTACAACGTAATGGGCGTTGCCAAGGCGGCTTTGGAGGCTTCGGTGCGGTACCTGGCCTATGATCTGGGAAAGAAACGCATTCGTGTGAATGCCATATCTGCCGGTCCCATCAAAACTCTGGCTGCGCGGGGTATCTCCGGATTGAGCGCCATGATGAAAAGCCACGCCGAACGGTCTCCCCTGCAACGCAATGTGGAGGTCAGCGAAGTAGCAAATACGGCAGTTTTTCTTGCGTCAGACGCCAGCTCCGGTATCACCGGCGAAACCATTTACGTGGATTGCGGATATAACATTATGGGATTTTAG